The following coding sequences are from one Gossypium raimondii isolate GPD5lz chromosome 4, ASM2569854v1, whole genome shotgun sequence window:
- the LOC105779664 gene encoding lysine-specific histone demethylase 1 homolog 3 isoform X1 produces the protein MESDDGSNSKAGPQLQFDLGNNVELGLEKVTLQNSLKLRNKKMDGGGGSKKRLKVTAVEVDVDSDDDEPILSLLKLRKSKNPKKDKAGLEGSAGKCKKVEVKAVKTEGKNEEDLGGMNDTLASFRKKLKDPKKDVDLGAKRERDYSLNKSVEGGGVLDGKSVLNTGVKGQDIGEDRSDVVTDTVVERKHRGKVRRAKFDSKSKPIEVDDESRAKLEEDQNEGGLSPESGLNQHSHEAQSDSVRKSCPISSLKRNCKGSYHASASKNPSRNYGDKSHSDSSSSFSHSSSKECNTAENQGFDHSVCQQESILEPGDLNVEKGPTEDPCRSPKVCDKEKYGHSNIELRDNCSAVDQRNKPESEGSRQAKHNLLPSVVDSLKMEETCTDVPNACAEENSLENSVHPNEFVASIQRCNSALRQPSEDACHGACGPTHDTLFISKEANVDSPTSTPDENESFHEDAVSLPSSEIKDSMSSAVQRGGRSIKKRRHGDMAYEGDADWENLLNEQGFFGNQQFADSDRSFRAKEKFDEAAVSSGLKARAVGPVEKIKFKEVLKGRGGLQEYLECRNHILGLWSKDVNRILPLAECGVSDTPSEGEPPRASLIREIYAFLDQGGYINFGIASKKEKAELRVKDNHKLLKERKNYGNSVASVADSEDGVAFILGQVKNSEASLDAKVGVRVDDENQASEATIPEVLVDSITSELPCGKEQKEHPSDNCQQNGSISAKLNPLLISSQVPSADLSCDAIDMGIAPVITPEERNDSHYVQSATYDKPDGNHQLQGDSEVRKNIIIVGAGPAGLTAARHLKRQGFSVVVLEARDRIGGRVYTDCFSLSVPVDLGASIITGVEADVSTNRRPDPSSLICAQLGLELTVLNSSCPLYDIVSGQKVPADLDDALEAEYNSLLDDMVFLVAQKGQKAMTISLEDGLEYALKRHRMEEIGADIEEIESHSSVDAVYDLKASNGKKCSEGEILSPLERRVMNWHYAHLEYGCAAPLKEVSLPNWNQDDVYGGFGGAHCMIKGGYSKVVESLGEGLLIHLNHVVTNISYGPKDPGIDNSHHRQVKVSTSNGSEFSGDAVLITVPLGCLKAEAIKFSPPLPQWKHSSIQQLGFGVLNKVVLEFPEVFWDDTVDYFGVTAEETDSRGHCFMFWNVQKTVGAPVLIALVAGKAAIDGQTMSSSDHVNHAVLILRKLFGEASVPDPVASVVTDWGRDPFSYGAYSYVAIGASGEDYDMLGRPVENCLFFAGEATCKEHPDTVGGAMLSGLREAVRLIDIFTTGNDYTAEVEAMEAAQRRSESGRDEVGDIIKRLEAVELSNVLYKNSLDRAWVLSREALLRDMFFNVKTTSGRLHLAKKLLGLPVESLKSFAGTKEGLSTLNSWMLDSMGKDGTQLLRHCVRLLVLVSTDLLAVRSSGIGKTVKEKICVHTSRDIRAIASQLVSVWLEVFRKAKASSKRKSLKDTASGKPPLHSQHGAFESKASLQDPFPAGKQYPFYAKENGKSVDMEVESVNQGMSEEEQAAFAAEAAARAAAKAAAEALASTEANCNKLLQLPKIPSFHKFARREQYAQMDEGKWPGGVFGRQDCISEIDSRNCRVRDWSVDFSAACVNLDSSRMSVDNLSQRSHLKLREHSGESLAVDSSIFTKAWVDNAGSEGIKDCHAIERWQSQAVAADPDFFHPTNFKDEEDSNASSRQTTWKHDGRANESSISQVSVNKERFENHPHGTDRIKQAVVDYVASLLMPLYKARKIDKEGYKSIMKKTATKVMEQATDAEKNMAVSEFLDFKRKNKIRPFVDKLIERHMAMKPIMKHDGVKD, from the exons ATGGAAAGTGATGACGGTTCAAACTCCAAGGCAGGTCCACAATTGCAATTTGATTTGGGGAATAATGTTGAGCTAGGGCTAGAAAAGGTTACATTACAGAATTCTTTGAAACTTAGGAACAAGAAAATGGACGGTGGTGGGGGCTCTAAGAAAAGACTAAAAGTAACAGCGGTTGAGGTTGATGTTGATTCAGATGATGATGAGCCCATTTTGTCCTTGTTGAAGTTAAGAAAATCTAAGAATCCTAAAAAGGATAAGGCTGGATTGGAAGGCAGCGCTGGGAAGTGCAAGAAGGTTGAAGTTAAAGCAGTTAAAACTGAGGGCAAGAATGAGGAGGATTTGGGGGGAATGAATGATACGTTGGCCAGCTTTAGAAAGAAGCTAAAGGATCCCAAGAAAGATGTTGATCTAGGAGCAAAGAGGGAAAGGGATTATTCTTTGAATAAGTCTGTGGAGGGTGGTGGAGTTTTGGATGGGAAATCTGTGTTGAACACTGGTGTGAAAGGTCAGGATATTGGTGAAGACAGGTCTGATGTGGTTACTGATACAGTTGTCGAAAGAAAGCATAGAGGGAAAGTAAGGAGAGCCAAGTTTGATTCAAAATCCAAGCCCATCGAGGTTGATGATGAATCCAGAGCTAAGCTAGAGGAAGATCAGAATGAGGGAGGTTTGTCGCCTGAGAGTGGTTTGAATCAACATTCTCACGAGGCACAATCTGATTCAGTGAGGAAATCTTGCCCAATTTCGAGTTTGAAACGTAATTGCAAGGGTTCCTATCATGCTTCTGCTTCAAAGAATCCTAGCAGAAATTATGGTGATAAGTCTCATTCAGATTCTAGTTCAAGCTTCTCACATTCATCCTCCAAAGAATGCAACACAGCTGAGAATCAAGGATTTGACCATAGTGTGTGTCAACAAGAAAGCATTTTGGAACCAGGTGACTTAAATGTTGAAAAGGGTCCTACAGAGGACCCATGTAGGTCACCTAAAGTTTGTGACAAAGAAAAATATGGGCATTCCAACATTGAGCTCAGGGACAATTGTTCAGCAGTTGACCAGAGGAATAAGCCAGAAAGTGAAGGTTCACGACAAGCTAAACATAATCTGTTACCGTCTGTTGTTGATTCACTGAAGATGGAAGAGACTTGCACTGATGTTCCAAATGCTTGCGCTGAGGAAAACTCTTTAGAAAACTCTGTTCATCCCAATGAATTTGTTGCCTCCATTCAGAGGTGCAACTCTGCTCTCCGTCAACCTTCTGAAGATGCATGCCATGGTGCTTGTGGTCCCACCCATGATACCCTTTTCATCAGCAAAGAGGCCAATGTTGATTCTCCCACATCAACACCtgatgaaaatgaaagtttTCATGAAGATGCAGTCTCTCTCCCCAGTTCTGAAATCAAAGACAGTATGTCATCAGCTGTCCAGCGAGGTGGGCGCAGTATTAAAAAGCGTAGACATGGAGATATGGCTTATGAAGGGGATGCTGATTGGGAGAATTTGCTAAATGAGCAAGGGTTTTTTGGAAATCAACAGTTTGCAGACAGTGATCGTTCCTTTAGAGCAAAAGAGAAGTTTGATGAGGCAGCAGTATCATCTGGACTGAAAGCTCGTGCTGTGGGGCCAGTTGAGAAGATCAAATTTAAGGAGGTCTTGAAGGGTAGAGGTGGGCTACAGGAATACTTGGAATGCAG GAATCATATCTTAGGTCTTTGGAGTAAAGATGTTAACCGCATTTTGCCTCTTGCTGAGTGCGGTGTTAGTGACACTCCTTCAGAGGGTGAACCACCCCGAGCTTCCCTAATCAGGGAGATATATGCATTTCTTGATCAGGGT GGTTACATAAACTTTGGAATTgcttcaaagaaagaaaaagctgAGCTTAGGGTTAAGGATAACCACAAGCTTCtcaaggaaagaaaaaattatggCAATTCTGTGGCCTCTGTTGCTGATTCAGAGGATGGAGTTGCCTTCATCCTTGGCCAGGTCAAGAATTCTGAAGCCTCTTTGGATGCAAAGGTCGGTGTTAGAGTTGATGATGAAAACCAGGCTTCTGAAGCCACAATACCTGAAGTGTTGGTTGATTCGATCACATCAGAATTACCTTGCGGAAAAGAACAAAAGGAACACCCAAGTGATAATTGCCAGCAAAATGGCAGCATCAGTGCAAAACTAAACCCTTTATTGATTAGTTCGCAGGTTCCAAGTGCAGATCTATCTTGTGATGCTATTGACATGGGAATAGCCCCTGTAATAACTCCAGAAGAAAGAAATGACTCACATTATGTTCAGTCTGCAACTTATGATAAACCTGATGGGAATCATCAACTGCAGGGTGATTCAGAGGTCAGAAAGAACATCATAATTGTTGGAGCTGGTCCTGCTGGATTGACTGCTGCACGCCACTTGAAACGTCAGGGATTTTCTGTAGTTGTACTTGAGGCTAGGGATAGGATAGGAGGTCGTGTTTATACTGATTGCTTCTCTCTTTCAGTACCCGTGGACCTTGGGGCTAGCATTATTACTGGAGTTGAGGCCGATGTGTCAACTAATAGAAGACCAGATCCATCCTCATTGATTTGTGCACAGTTGGGGCTAGAGTTGACCGTGTTGAATAGTTCCTGTCCTCTTTATGACATTGTATCTGGTCAAAAGGTTCCTGCTGATCTGGATGATGCTCTGGAAGCTGAATACAATAGTCTTCTTGATGATATGGTGTTTCTTGTTGCTCAAAAAGGTCAAAAAGCAATGACAATTTCTCTTGAGGATGGTTTAGAATATGCCCTAAAAAGGCATCGGATGGAAGAAATAGGAGCTGATATTGAAGAAATAGAATCACATTCTTCAGTGGATGCTGTCTATGACTTGAAAGCAAGCAATGGAAAAAAATGTTCTGAAGGGGAGATTTTGAGTCCTCTTGAGAGAAGGGTTATGAATTGGCACTATGCCCACTTGGAGTATGGCTGTGCTGCTCCGCTTAAGGAAGTGTCTCTTCCCAATTGGAATCAAGATGATGTTTATGGCGGCTTTGGAGGAGCCCATTGTATGATTAAAGGAGGTTACAGTAAGGTGGTTGAGTCTCTTGGAGAAGGACTTCTGATCCACTTGAACCATGTAGTCACAAATATTTCATACGGCCCAAAGGACCCTGGGATTGATAATAGTCATCATAGGCAGGTCAAAGTTTCCACATCAAATGGCAGTGAGTTTTCAGGAGATGCTGTGCTGATCACTGTGCCACTTGGTTGCTTGAAAGCAGAAGCCATAAAGTTTTCTCCTCCATTGCCCCAATGGAAACATTCTTCCATACAGCAACTTGGTTTTGGAGTACTTAATAAAGTTGTTTTGGAATTTCCAGAAGTTTTTTGGGATGATACTGTGGATTACTTTGGAGTGACTGCTGAGGAAACAGATAGTAGAGGCCATTGCTTTATGTTTTGGAATGTCCAAAAAACTGTTGGGGCTCCTGTTCTTATAGCCTTAGTGGCTGGTAAGGCAGCTATTGATGGTCAAACTATGAGCTCATCAGATCATGTAAACCATGCTGTACTTATTCTCCGAAAACTTTTTGGTGAGGCTTCAGTTCCTGATCCTGTTGCCTCAGTTGTGACTGATTGGGGGAGGGATCCTTTCAGTTACGGTGCTTACTCCTATGTTGCCATTGGAGCATCTGGAGAAGACTATGATATGTTGGGCAGGCCTGTTGAGAACTGCTTGTTTTTCGCTGGAGAAGCTACCTGCAAGGAGCATCCTGACACAGTTGGTGGTGCAATGTTGAGTGGACTTCGGGAGGCTGTGCGATTAATTGACATATTTACCACTGGAAATGATTATACAGCTGAAGTAGAGGCAATGGAGGCTGCACAGAGACGGTCAGAATCAGGAAGGGATGAAGTTGGGGACATAATTAAGAGACTTGAAGCAGTTGAACTTTCTAATGTCTTGTACAAAAACTCTTTGGATCGTGCTTGGGTTTTGAGCAGGGAAGCTTTACTACGGGACATGTTCTTTAATGTGAAAACCACTTCAGGACGATTGCATCTAGCCAAAAAGTTGTTGGGTCTCCCAGTTGAATCCTTGAAATCCTTTGCTGGGACAAAGGAAGGGCTTAGCACACTCAACTCATGGATGCTG GATTCGATGGGGAAAGATGGGACTCAGCTGTTGCGCCATTGTGTTCGTCTTCTTGTGCTTGTTTCAACTGATCTGCTTGCAGTTCGTTCATCAG gCATAGGGAAAACTGTGAAGGAAAAAATTTGTGTGCATACAAGTCGTGATATACGTGCTATAGCAAGCCAGCTGGTTAGTGTTTGGCTTGAAGTTTTCCGTAAGGCAAAAGCTTCTTCAAAGAGAAAATCCCTTAAAGATACTGCTTCAGGAAAGCCGCCTCTACACTCACAACATGGTGCTTTTGAGAGTAAAGCAAGCTTGCAGGATCCGTTTCCTGCTGGAAAGCAGTATCCTTTCTATGCGAAAGAGAATGGCAAATCAGTTGATATGGAGGTGGAATCTGTCAACCAAGGGATGTCAGAGGAAGAGCAGGCTGCCTTTGCTGCTGAAGCAGCTGCCCGAGCTGCAGCAAAAGCAGCTGCAGAG GCACTTGCATCCACAGAAGCCAACTGCAACAAATTGCTTCAGCTTCCTAAAATTCCTTCTTTTCACAAATTTGCCAGAAGGGAGCAATACGCACAAATGGATGAAGGGAAATGGCCTGGTGGTGTTTTTGGAAGACAAGATTGTATATCAGAAATAGATTCTAGGAATTGCAGAGTTAGGGACTGGTCTGTTGATTTCTCTGCTGCTTGTGTCAACCTTGACAGTTCCAGAATGTCAGTAGATAACCTGTCTCAGAGGAGCCACTTGAAACTTAGAGAACACTCTGGAGAAAGTTTGGCTGTGGACAGCAGTATCTTCACAAAAGCATGGGTTGATAATGCTGGTAGTGAGGGGATTAAGGATTGTCATGCCATTGAGAGATGGCAGTCTCAAGCAGTTGCTGCTGATCCAGATTTCTTCCATCCTACAAATTTCAAGGATGAGGAAGATTCAAATGCTAGTTCAAGGCAAACAACCTGGAAGCATGATGGACGAGCAAATGAGAGCTCCATCTCCCAAGTTTCTGTAAACAAGGAGCGATTTGAAAATCATCCCCATGGTACTGATCGTATTAAGCAGGCTGTCGTTGATTATGTTGCATCATTGCTAATGCCCCTTTATAAGGCAAGAAAAATTGATAAGGAGGGATACAAATCGATAATGAAGAAAACTGCGACAAAg GTAATGGAGCAGGCAACCGACGCAGAGAAAAACATGGCTGTTTCTGAATTTCTTGATTTCAAGCGCAAAAATAAG ATTCGCCCCTTTGTAGACAAATTGATTGAGAGGCACATGGCAATGAAGCCAATCATGAAACATGATGGTGTTAAGGATTGA
- the LOC105779664 gene encoding lysine-specific histone demethylase 1 homolog 3 isoform X2, with product MESDDGSNSKAGPQLQFDLGNNVELGLEKVTLQNSLKLRNKKMDGGGGSKKRLKVTAVEVDVDSDDDEPILSLLKLRKSKNPKKDKAGLEGSAGKCKKVEVKAVKTEGKNEEDLGGMNDTLASFRKKLKDPKKDVDLGAKRERDYSLNKSVEGGGVLDGKSVLNTGVKGQDIGEDRSDVVTDTVVERKHRGKVRRAKFDSKSKPIEVDDESRAKLEEDQNEGGLSPESGLNQHSHEAQSDSVRKSCPISSLKRNCKGSYHASASKNPSRNYGDKSHSDSSSSFSHSSSKECNTAENQGFDHSVCQQESILEPGDLNVEKGPTEDPCRSPKVCDKEKYGHSNIELRDNCSAVDQRNKPESEGSRQAKHNLLPSVVDSLKMEETCTDVPNACAEENSLENSVHPNEFVASIQRCNSALRQPSEDACHGACGPTHDTLFISKEANVDSPTSTPDENESFHEDAVSLPSSEIKDSMSSAVQRGGRSIKKRRHGDMAYEGDADWENLLNEQGFFGNQQFADSDRSFRAKEKFDEAAVSSGLKARAVGPVEKIKFKEVLKGRGGLQEYLECRNHILGLWSKDVNRILPLAECGVSDTPSEGEPPRASLIREIYAFLDQGGYINFGIASKKEKAELRVKDNHKLLKERKNYGNSVASVADSEDGVAFILGQVKNSEASLDAKVGVRVDDENQASEATIPEVLVDSITSELPCGKEQKEHPSDNCQQNGSISAKLNPLLISSQVPSADLSCDAIDMGIAPVITPEERNDSHYVQSATYDKPDGNHQLQGDSEVRKNIIIVGAGPAGLTAARHLKRQGFSVVVLEARDRIGGRVYTDCFSLSVPVDLGASIITGVEADVSTNRRPDPSSLICAQLGLELTVLNSSCPLYDIVSGQKVPADLDDALEAEYNSLLDDMVFLVAQKGQKAMTISLEDGLEYALKRHRMEEIGADIEEIESHSSVDAVYDLKASNGKKCSEGEILSPLERRVMNWHYAHLEYGCAAPLKEVSLPNWNQDDVYGGFGGAHCMIKGGYSKVVESLGEGLLIHLNHVVTNISYGPKDPGIDNSHHRQVKVSTSNGSEFSGDAVLITVPLGCLKAEAIKFSPPLPQWKHSSIQQLGFGVLNKVVLEFPEVFWDDTVDYFGVTAEETDSRGHCFMFWNVQKTVGAPVLIALVAGKAAIDGQTMSSSDHVNHAVLILRKLFGEASVPDPVASVVTDWGRDPFSYGAYSYVAIGASGEDYDMLGRPVENCLFFAGEATCKEHPDTVGGAMLSGLREAVRLIDIFTTGNDYTAEVEAMEAAQRRSESGRDEVGDIIKRLEAVELSNVLYKNSLDRAWVLSREALLRDMFFNVKTTSGRLHLAKKLLGLPVESLKSFAGTKEGLSTLNSWMLDSMGKDGTQLLRHCVRLLVLVSTDLLAVRSSGIGKTVKEKICVHTSRDIRAIASQLVSVWLEVFRKAKASSKRKSLKDTASGKPPLHSQHGAFESKASLQDPFPAGKQYPFYAKENGKSVDMEVESVNQGMSEEEQAAFAAEAAARAAAKAAAEYFAGTCIHRSQLQQIASAS from the exons ATGGAAAGTGATGACGGTTCAAACTCCAAGGCAGGTCCACAATTGCAATTTGATTTGGGGAATAATGTTGAGCTAGGGCTAGAAAAGGTTACATTACAGAATTCTTTGAAACTTAGGAACAAGAAAATGGACGGTGGTGGGGGCTCTAAGAAAAGACTAAAAGTAACAGCGGTTGAGGTTGATGTTGATTCAGATGATGATGAGCCCATTTTGTCCTTGTTGAAGTTAAGAAAATCTAAGAATCCTAAAAAGGATAAGGCTGGATTGGAAGGCAGCGCTGGGAAGTGCAAGAAGGTTGAAGTTAAAGCAGTTAAAACTGAGGGCAAGAATGAGGAGGATTTGGGGGGAATGAATGATACGTTGGCCAGCTTTAGAAAGAAGCTAAAGGATCCCAAGAAAGATGTTGATCTAGGAGCAAAGAGGGAAAGGGATTATTCTTTGAATAAGTCTGTGGAGGGTGGTGGAGTTTTGGATGGGAAATCTGTGTTGAACACTGGTGTGAAAGGTCAGGATATTGGTGAAGACAGGTCTGATGTGGTTACTGATACAGTTGTCGAAAGAAAGCATAGAGGGAAAGTAAGGAGAGCCAAGTTTGATTCAAAATCCAAGCCCATCGAGGTTGATGATGAATCCAGAGCTAAGCTAGAGGAAGATCAGAATGAGGGAGGTTTGTCGCCTGAGAGTGGTTTGAATCAACATTCTCACGAGGCACAATCTGATTCAGTGAGGAAATCTTGCCCAATTTCGAGTTTGAAACGTAATTGCAAGGGTTCCTATCATGCTTCTGCTTCAAAGAATCCTAGCAGAAATTATGGTGATAAGTCTCATTCAGATTCTAGTTCAAGCTTCTCACATTCATCCTCCAAAGAATGCAACACAGCTGAGAATCAAGGATTTGACCATAGTGTGTGTCAACAAGAAAGCATTTTGGAACCAGGTGACTTAAATGTTGAAAAGGGTCCTACAGAGGACCCATGTAGGTCACCTAAAGTTTGTGACAAAGAAAAATATGGGCATTCCAACATTGAGCTCAGGGACAATTGTTCAGCAGTTGACCAGAGGAATAAGCCAGAAAGTGAAGGTTCACGACAAGCTAAACATAATCTGTTACCGTCTGTTGTTGATTCACTGAAGATGGAAGAGACTTGCACTGATGTTCCAAATGCTTGCGCTGAGGAAAACTCTTTAGAAAACTCTGTTCATCCCAATGAATTTGTTGCCTCCATTCAGAGGTGCAACTCTGCTCTCCGTCAACCTTCTGAAGATGCATGCCATGGTGCTTGTGGTCCCACCCATGATACCCTTTTCATCAGCAAAGAGGCCAATGTTGATTCTCCCACATCAACACCtgatgaaaatgaaagtttTCATGAAGATGCAGTCTCTCTCCCCAGTTCTGAAATCAAAGACAGTATGTCATCAGCTGTCCAGCGAGGTGGGCGCAGTATTAAAAAGCGTAGACATGGAGATATGGCTTATGAAGGGGATGCTGATTGGGAGAATTTGCTAAATGAGCAAGGGTTTTTTGGAAATCAACAGTTTGCAGACAGTGATCGTTCCTTTAGAGCAAAAGAGAAGTTTGATGAGGCAGCAGTATCATCTGGACTGAAAGCTCGTGCTGTGGGGCCAGTTGAGAAGATCAAATTTAAGGAGGTCTTGAAGGGTAGAGGTGGGCTACAGGAATACTTGGAATGCAG GAATCATATCTTAGGTCTTTGGAGTAAAGATGTTAACCGCATTTTGCCTCTTGCTGAGTGCGGTGTTAGTGACACTCCTTCAGAGGGTGAACCACCCCGAGCTTCCCTAATCAGGGAGATATATGCATTTCTTGATCAGGGT GGTTACATAAACTTTGGAATTgcttcaaagaaagaaaaagctgAGCTTAGGGTTAAGGATAACCACAAGCTTCtcaaggaaagaaaaaattatggCAATTCTGTGGCCTCTGTTGCTGATTCAGAGGATGGAGTTGCCTTCATCCTTGGCCAGGTCAAGAATTCTGAAGCCTCTTTGGATGCAAAGGTCGGTGTTAGAGTTGATGATGAAAACCAGGCTTCTGAAGCCACAATACCTGAAGTGTTGGTTGATTCGATCACATCAGAATTACCTTGCGGAAAAGAACAAAAGGAACACCCAAGTGATAATTGCCAGCAAAATGGCAGCATCAGTGCAAAACTAAACCCTTTATTGATTAGTTCGCAGGTTCCAAGTGCAGATCTATCTTGTGATGCTATTGACATGGGAATAGCCCCTGTAATAACTCCAGAAGAAAGAAATGACTCACATTATGTTCAGTCTGCAACTTATGATAAACCTGATGGGAATCATCAACTGCAGGGTGATTCAGAGGTCAGAAAGAACATCATAATTGTTGGAGCTGGTCCTGCTGGATTGACTGCTGCACGCCACTTGAAACGTCAGGGATTTTCTGTAGTTGTACTTGAGGCTAGGGATAGGATAGGAGGTCGTGTTTATACTGATTGCTTCTCTCTTTCAGTACCCGTGGACCTTGGGGCTAGCATTATTACTGGAGTTGAGGCCGATGTGTCAACTAATAGAAGACCAGATCCATCCTCATTGATTTGTGCACAGTTGGGGCTAGAGTTGACCGTGTTGAATAGTTCCTGTCCTCTTTATGACATTGTATCTGGTCAAAAGGTTCCTGCTGATCTGGATGATGCTCTGGAAGCTGAATACAATAGTCTTCTTGATGATATGGTGTTTCTTGTTGCTCAAAAAGGTCAAAAAGCAATGACAATTTCTCTTGAGGATGGTTTAGAATATGCCCTAAAAAGGCATCGGATGGAAGAAATAGGAGCTGATATTGAAGAAATAGAATCACATTCTTCAGTGGATGCTGTCTATGACTTGAAAGCAAGCAATGGAAAAAAATGTTCTGAAGGGGAGATTTTGAGTCCTCTTGAGAGAAGGGTTATGAATTGGCACTATGCCCACTTGGAGTATGGCTGTGCTGCTCCGCTTAAGGAAGTGTCTCTTCCCAATTGGAATCAAGATGATGTTTATGGCGGCTTTGGAGGAGCCCATTGTATGATTAAAGGAGGTTACAGTAAGGTGGTTGAGTCTCTTGGAGAAGGACTTCTGATCCACTTGAACCATGTAGTCACAAATATTTCATACGGCCCAAAGGACCCTGGGATTGATAATAGTCATCATAGGCAGGTCAAAGTTTCCACATCAAATGGCAGTGAGTTTTCAGGAGATGCTGTGCTGATCACTGTGCCACTTGGTTGCTTGAAAGCAGAAGCCATAAAGTTTTCTCCTCCATTGCCCCAATGGAAACATTCTTCCATACAGCAACTTGGTTTTGGAGTACTTAATAAAGTTGTTTTGGAATTTCCAGAAGTTTTTTGGGATGATACTGTGGATTACTTTGGAGTGACTGCTGAGGAAACAGATAGTAGAGGCCATTGCTTTATGTTTTGGAATGTCCAAAAAACTGTTGGGGCTCCTGTTCTTATAGCCTTAGTGGCTGGTAAGGCAGCTATTGATGGTCAAACTATGAGCTCATCAGATCATGTAAACCATGCTGTACTTATTCTCCGAAAACTTTTTGGTGAGGCTTCAGTTCCTGATCCTGTTGCCTCAGTTGTGACTGATTGGGGGAGGGATCCTTTCAGTTACGGTGCTTACTCCTATGTTGCCATTGGAGCATCTGGAGAAGACTATGATATGTTGGGCAGGCCTGTTGAGAACTGCTTGTTTTTCGCTGGAGAAGCTACCTGCAAGGAGCATCCTGACACAGTTGGTGGTGCAATGTTGAGTGGACTTCGGGAGGCTGTGCGATTAATTGACATATTTACCACTGGAAATGATTATACAGCTGAAGTAGAGGCAATGGAGGCTGCACAGAGACGGTCAGAATCAGGAAGGGATGAAGTTGGGGACATAATTAAGAGACTTGAAGCAGTTGAACTTTCTAATGTCTTGTACAAAAACTCTTTGGATCGTGCTTGGGTTTTGAGCAGGGAAGCTTTACTACGGGACATGTTCTTTAATGTGAAAACCACTTCAGGACGATTGCATCTAGCCAAAAAGTTGTTGGGTCTCCCAGTTGAATCCTTGAAATCCTTTGCTGGGACAAAGGAAGGGCTTAGCACACTCAACTCATGGATGCTG GATTCGATGGGGAAAGATGGGACTCAGCTGTTGCGCCATTGTGTTCGTCTTCTTGTGCTTGTTTCAACTGATCTGCTTGCAGTTCGTTCATCAG gCATAGGGAAAACTGTGAAGGAAAAAATTTGTGTGCATACAAGTCGTGATATACGTGCTATAGCAAGCCAGCTGGTTAGTGTTTGGCTTGAAGTTTTCCGTAAGGCAAAAGCTTCTTCAAAGAGAAAATCCCTTAAAGATACTGCTTCAGGAAAGCCGCCTCTACACTCACAACATGGTGCTTTTGAGAGTAAAGCAAGCTTGCAGGATCCGTTTCCTGCTGGAAAGCAGTATCCTTTCTATGCGAAAGAGAATGGCAAATCAGTTGATATGGAGGTGGAATCTGTCAACCAAGGGATGTCAGAGGAAGAGCAGGCTGCCTTTGCTGCTGAAGCAGCTGCCCGAGCTGCAGCAAAAGCAGCTGCAGAG TACTTCGCAGGCACTTGCATCCACAGAAGCCAACTGCAACAAATTGCTTCAGCTTCCTAA